The window GTTCAGTCGCCCATACTCAAGCCCCTCGAGGCTTAGGCGGCGACGTCCTCGTCTTCGTCCTCGTCGTCAAAATCCTCGTCAGGGTCGATCGCCAGCGCCGCATCGCGCAGGGATTCGGCCTGGTCCGCGATCTCGGCGATGATCTCGTCGCTGACCCCGACAAGCTCGAGGGCGGCAGCCAGATGGCCAATAATCAGATCGAGTTCATCGTCACCCAGGCCGATTTCCGTCAGCCAGGCCAGGGCGGCACCGACCTCATCATGGCCGTCAGCCCGACCGGCATCCATCGACACCGCCACAAAGGCGCGGCCGCCCGCCGTGATCACCGGACCAAAGACGTCGGCCAGGCGATCATCGGCCTGGGCCCGCTGGAAAAAGTCGTCGAGCGCCGTCCGGGCGACGGTCTCGCCGCCGACGCGCTCATAGGGAGGCAGGGGGAAGGTCATGGGAATCCTCGCCGAAGCTTTGAGTGAACTCGGAACGGAATTCGAGGACGCTAACACGCACCCCGGCGGGGAGCGTGATGGAGCCATGACAGTGTGAAACTGGTTTTGTGACGCTACCCCCGCCGCATCGGGCGGGGGTGCATCGGGACTATTTCGCGGCGTCCATCAGGCCGGCAAAGCGCTCAAACAGATAGAGGCTGTCGGTCGGGCCCGGCGAGGCTTCCGGGTGATGCTGCACCGAGAACACCGGCTTGCCCTCCAGGGCGATGCCGGCATTGGTGCCGTCGAACAGTGACACGTGGGTTTCGGCCACACCGGCCGGCAGGCTGTCGCTGTCGACTGTGAAGCCGTGGTTCATCGAGACGATCTCGACCTTGTTAGTGGTCAGGTCCTTGACCGGGTGGTTGGCCCCGTGATGGCCCTGCTCCATCTTCACGGTCCTGGCCCCCAGGGCCAGGGCCAGCATCTGGTGACCCAGGCAGATGCCGAACACCGGCTTGCCGCTGGCGACCAGCTTCTGGATCTCCGGCACCGCATACTGGCCGGTCGCAGCCGGGTCGCCCGGGCCGTTCGACAGCAGCACGCCATCGGGATTGCGGGCCAGGATGTCCTCGGCCGAGGTATTGGCCGGCACCACCGTGGCGCGGGCCCCGACATGGGCGAGCGACCGCAGGATGTTGCGCTTGACGCCGTAGTCGAGGACCACGACTTCGTACCGGGGCTTGTCGAGCTTGGCGTAGCCTTCCGGCCAGGACCACAGGCCCTCGTCCCAAGTGAAGGTCTGGGTGGTCGAAGCGTCCTTGGCCAGGTCCAGGCCTTCCAGGCCGGACCAGGCCCGGGCCTTGGCGACCAGGGCCTCAAGGTCGAACACGCCGTCAGGCGAATGGGCGATGACGCCGTGCGGCATGCCGGTCTCGCGGATCTTGCGGGTCAGGGCGCGGGTATCGACCCCGGCCAGTCCGACCATGCCGCGACGCTTCATCCAGCCGTCGAAATCGCTGTCGGCGCGCCAGTTGGCAGAATCGGTCGGCACTTCACGGAAGATCGCGCCCCGGGCAGCGGTTTCAGACGCCCCGGACATCTGCTCGAGGTCTTCGGCATTGGTCCCGACATTGCCGACATGGGGAAAGGTGAAGGCCACGATCTGGGCCATGTAGGACGGGTCGGTCAGGATCTCCTGATAGCCGGTCATGGCGGTGTTGAAGCACACCTCACCGACCGCATCGCCGACCGCGCCACAGCCTACGCCTTGCAGGATCGTGCCATCGGCCAGGGCCAGAATACCAGTGACGCCCTTAAGCAGGACCGGAGGGGGGAGAAGGTCTTTGGACATCTCGGAAAGCGCCTCCAGAACGCAGGGCCCCTGAACAGGACCGGTCATTGTCGCAAAAAGCCGGGCCGGGGTTAACCCCCACCCGCCGCGCAAACGGCGGCGTGTCTAGGAGGTGTGAAGTGGGGGGTCAACCCCTTGGATCGCGGGAGTCCTGCCGCACCGCCACATTCCCGTGATCTGTGAAAGCCCGCCCTCGCCGGATGAGGGCTCAATCCCTTATGCTGCCAGCCTTGCGACATCCGGGCGATGGAGATTGGCCGTGCTGGAACTGCGCCCCAATTGCGAGTGCTGCGACTGCGACCTGCCGCCCTCCAGCAACCAGGCCCGGATCTGCACCTTCGAATGCACCTTCTGCGCCGACTGCGCTGACACGCGATTCTCCGGAACCTGCCCTAATTGCGGCGGCGATCTGGTCGCTCGCCCCATCCGTCCGGAGGACAAGCTGCACCGTTTCCCGGCCTCCCTGCGCCGGGTCGTCAAGGCTCACTCGGCCTGTGCGAGCCTGCGCTCGCCCGAACCGGGGTCGGGCTGGGCGACACCCTGACCCAGGGTCGCTCGCCCTTTTTCTGAGGACAACTTGTCGCGGGGCGCGGACCTTCAAAATTATGCCGCGTTAACACCTTAGAGCTCATGCTGAGAGCCTCGAAGGAGCAGACCGATGACCACCCTCAGCGTGACCCGTCTCATCACCACCGAAGGCTCGACGACCAGCCTTGTCGGTCTCGGTGAAACGGCGCTGCGTCTGATGCTTGTGGCGGCCCTGCCGATCAGCGCGACGATCTTTTTCGTCCAGACCTTCTAGGCCTCAGGGACGCCTGACCAGCCCCGCCGCCCGCAGGTCGGTCAGGGTGGGATAGCCGTCGACGGCCATCAGCAGATCGGCCTCGGCCAGAATGCTGCGCAGCACGTGCACGACCCCGGCCACGCCTCCCAGTGCCAGACCATAGGCATAGGGTCGACCAATGCCCACGGCGGCTGCGCCGAGGGCCAGGGCCTTGACCACGTCACTGCCTGACCGCACCCCGGAATCGAACATCACCGGTGTCTTGCCCGAGGCCTCGACCACGCCTGGAAGCATGTCTATGGCCGCTACCCCGCCATTGGCCTGCCGGCCGCCATGGTTGGAGCAGTAGATCCCGTCCACCCCGCCATCGATGGCCCGGCGGGCGTCGTCGGGATGACAGATGCCCTTGAGGATCAGCGGCAACTTGGTCATCGACCGCAGCCAGGGCAGATCGGCCCAGGTCAGGGTCTTGCCGAAGGTCGCCCCCCACTGGGCAACGGCCGCCTGCGGGTCTTCCTCCGGCGGCTTGGCCAACAGGGCGCGGAAGGCGGGGTCGGACATGTAGTTGGCGAGGGCGTGCCCGCGCAGCTGCGGGAAATTGGCCTCATTCAGGTCGCGCGGTCGCCAGCCGGTCACCCAGGTATCGAGGGTCACAACAATGGCCTTAAAGCCCGAGGCCTCGGCCCGGGCCACTAGGCTTTCGGCAACGTCCCTGTTCTTGGGCGTGTAGAGCTGGAAGAAGCCGGGGGTGTCGCCCATCGCGGCGGCGACCTGCTCCATCGGATCATTCATCAGGGTCGAGGCCACCATCGGCACACCGGTGGCGGCGGCGGCCCTGGCGGTGGCGATATCGCCATGACCGTCCTGGGCGCAGAGGCCGATCACCCCGATGGGGGCCATGAAGACCGGGCTGGGCAGCTTGATCCCGAACAGGTCGATCGACAGATCGCGGGTCGTGCAGTCGACCATCATCCGCGGGACCAGACCCCACGACTTGAAGGCCTCGGCATTGTGGTCCTGGGTAAACTCATCGCCGCACCCGCCCTGCACATAGGACAGGGTTGCGGGCGGCAGGGCGGCCTGGGCGCGCGCTTCCAGGGTTTTGAAGTCGACCGGCAGAGTCGGCTTCACGCCGCGCATCAGCCCGCCGAAATAGATCTCGTTCTGATAGTCGCCGAACGCCATGGTCGCCTCCCCGGCTTATGATCTTTGCGACCAACCTGAACAGTGATCAGACGGCTTGCAAGGGCGGTGAAGGGTTGGGTCGCCACGCAAGGCGTCTTGACGCCCGCCGGCGATGCGGCGACGGGAAGGACATGCAAGTGCCCGCCCATACCGTTACGACCGTCGGCGTCGATGCTGATGACACCCTGTGGCACTGCGAGAGCCTGTTTCGCCTGACCCACCAGAGGTTCGTCGACCTGCTCGCCGAGCATGGCGACGCCGCCCACATCGAGTCCCAGCTGGCGGCCACCGAGAAGCGCAACCTGCGGCTCTATGGCTATGGGGCCAAGGGCTTCACCCTGTCGATGATCGAGACGGCCATGGAGCTGACCCATGGCGAGGTCTCGACCCGGGTGATCCGCGAAATCCTGGCCGCCGGCCGCGAGATGCTGACCGAGCCGGTCGAGCCCCTGCCCGGCGTGGAACACGCCCTGGCCCGGCTGTCCGAGCGCTATCGCCTGATCCTGATCACCAAGGGCGACCTGCTGCACCAGGAGCAGAAGCTGGCCTCGTCGGGGCTGGGTGACCTGTTCGCCGCGGTCGAGATCGTCTCGGAGAAGGATGCCGGTACCTATCGCCGGGTGTTTGACCGCCATGGCACAGGCGCCGACCAGGCAGTGATGGCCGGCAATTCGATGCGGTCAGACATCCTGCCGGCCCTGGAGGCCGGGTCCTGGGGCGCGCTGATCCCCTATCCGCTGGTCTGGGCCCATGAGGCCGCCCAGGCACCGGCCGATCATCCGCGCTATGTCGAGCTGGACGCGATCAGTGCGCTTCCGGACTGGATCGATCAGATTTCCGCCAGCTGAGCCGCGTGATCCAGTCGCGCGCCGGGCGCTCGAACAGGATCAGCGACAGATAGGCCAGCGGCACCAGGGCCACGACCCAGAACAGCACCCACAGCCGCATCAGGTCGCCGTTCAGGTTCCACATCCCCAGCCCCACCCAGGCCAGGCCCATCTTCAGGGCGATGGGGTGCAGCATGTAGAGGGTAAAGCTGAGCTGGGCCCAGGGGGCCAGGCGTCGGGTCACGGGT of the Caulobacter henricii genome contains:
- the carA gene encoding glutamine-hydrolyzing carbamoyl-phosphate synthase small subunit; translated protein: MSKDLLPPPVLLKGVTGILALADGTILQGVGCGAVGDAVGEVCFNTAMTGYQEILTDPSYMAQIVAFTFPHVGNVGTNAEDLEQMSGASETAARGAIFREVPTDSANWRADSDFDGWMKRRGMVGLAGVDTRALTRKIRETGMPHGVIAHSPDGVFDLEALVAKARAWSGLEGLDLAKDASTTQTFTWDEGLWSWPEGYAKLDKPRYEVVVLDYGVKRNILRSLAHVGARATVVPANTSAEDILARNPDGVLLSNGPGDPAATGQYAVPEIQKLVASGKPVFGICLGHQMLALALGARTVKMEQGHHGANHPVKDLTTNKVEIVSMNHGFTVDSDSLPAGVAETHVSLFDGTNAGIALEGKPVFSVQHHPEASPGPTDSLYLFERFAGLMDAAK
- a CDS encoding DUF1272 domain-containing protein; its protein translation is MLELRPNCECCDCDLPPSSNQARICTFECTFCADCADTRFSGTCPNCGGDLVARPIRPEDKLHRFPASLRRVVKAHSACASLRSPEPGSGWATP
- a CDS encoding alpha-hydroxy-acid oxidizing protein, translated to MAFGDYQNEIYFGGLMRGVKPTLPVDFKTLEARAQAALPPATLSYVQGGCGDEFTQDHNAEAFKSWGLVPRMMVDCTTRDLSIDLFGIKLPSPVFMAPIGVIGLCAQDGHGDIATARAAAATGVPMVASTLMNDPMEQVAAAMGDTPGFFQLYTPKNRDVAESLVARAEASGFKAIVVTLDTWVTGWRPRDLNEANFPQLRGHALANYMSDPAFRALLAKPPEEDPQAAVAQWGATFGKTLTWADLPWLRSMTKLPLILKGICHPDDARRAIDGGVDGIYCSNHGGRQANGGVAAIDMLPGVVEASGKTPVMFDSGVRSGSDVVKALALGAAAVGIGRPYAYGLALGGVAGVVHVLRSILAEADLLMAVDGYPTLTDLRAAGLVRRP
- a CDS encoding HAD family hydrolase, which encodes MPAHTVTTVGVDADDTLWHCESLFRLTHQRFVDLLAEHGDAAHIESQLAATEKRNLRLYGYGAKGFTLSMIETAMELTHGEVSTRVIREILAAGREMLTEPVEPLPGVEHALARLSERYRLILITKGDLLHQEQKLASSGLGDLFAAVEIVSEKDAGTYRRVFDRHGTGADQAVMAGNSMRSDILPALEAGSWGALIPYPLVWAHEAAQAPADHPRYVELDAISALPDWIDQISAS